From the Manihot esculenta cultivar AM560-2 chromosome 3, M.esculenta_v8, whole genome shotgun sequence genome, one window contains:
- the LOC110611048 gene encoding calcineurin-binding protein 1 isoform X2, whose translation MFAIAAINDTDSREQWEPLAPTKEAQEFHLTQTYHDGLLKLQAKEYDKARQLLESVLKDPLLSNVDSNASDGHLQQLRFLALKNLATVFLQQGSTHYENALHCYLQAVEIDTKDSVIWNQLGTLSCSMGLLSISRWAFEQGLLCSPNNWNCMEKLLEVLIAIRDEVACLSVAELILSHWPSHSRALLVKSTIEESELVPFAPRGIDKLEPKHVRLKFLDKRKATDENIDEGKGISCKKLKKNIELCLPESSWAALADALLEILLPLKGGVSETRSEKDYRSGDVTLTVRLPSHLDVVMSSNENKVLNPISSESLCAADYNSERSNLVKEREANTFEEHPHERRSTRLERLRSRKPGKEELDFAASKDLAKGVLQLLEPFIVCRLRSKGSDQEASCSVSCPHQPTLDTEYKDVSTFVEETSTNYGAYHMCHLLLDHAATRSFAYQDAFIKFLELERLTRHWGQDRTPECSLFLAELYHDLGSLPSNSLKLPEFMSEVSYHLCKIIESVALDYPFHSNHISGNESCSFLKNSQENSEMFAKDSSLQDSFFNNLLVNDKSSFWVRYFWLSGKLSIYDGNKSKAHEEFCISLSLLVKKEKVNDAPCSVQLPHLKLNKELTVNRILHEINLLKVDFLLEKTVGEMIEKEMYVECINLLAPLLFSTENVHVDVLPSHASNSKGEGLACIELSAIDLLIQACEKTKPMDIEVHLNCHRRKLQILMQAAGIDEYGTLRQKYGLNALSASDITPKENPGNHGLELVMEEVKAISHCVSQLKMDSSLNSNCVVTPMGIITDIQTLLLAVMCHVAINCLCKRSSADESEQKQEFCFVDAGIAFCKLQHLIPTVPVKTQVALIVAIHDLLAEYGLCCVGEGGKGEEGTFLRFAIKHLLALDMKLKSNLNSSSRESTQHDKQLSPHSQNKISKKELKSDTLDVVMGGTEIDETSAVGNDAVGGITSASIHSLFGPEKDNAGVGCEMQVSDEDKNKGGKTTERSTESRNELTEDEGEELELIIDGALDQCFFCLYGLNIRSDSSYEDDLAMHKNTSRGDYQTKEQCADVFQYILPYAKASSRTGLVKLRRVLRAIRKHFPQPPEDVLIGNAIDRFLDDLNLCEDKLSEEAGSEGYLETITKMVFPDVETVKQHRSMMVGSSEPYLDVYCNLYYFLALSEEMSATDKWPGFVLTKEGEEFVQQNANLFKYDLLYNPLRFESWQRLANIYDEEVDLLLNDGSKHINVAGWRKNTTLPQRVETSRRRSRRCLLVSLALAKTSVQQCEIHELLALVYYDSLQNVVPFYDQRSVVPAKDAAWVAHCENSLKHFRKASLHKQDWSHAFYMGKLCEKLGYSYGTSLSYYDKAIALNPSAVDPVYRMHASRLKLLCFYGKQNLALLKFSFIQVLSGYSFNLSIKEAAMKILGELALEMPHLPDDTKDRSTQEDSLQRKHEEFIRIEEVWNMLYNDCISALEICVDGDLKHFHKARYMLAQGLYRRGLKGDLERAKDELSFCFKSSRSSFTINMWEIDSMVKKGRRKTSNFPGNKKILEINLPESSRKFITCIRKYVLFYLKLLEETGDICTLDRAFISLRADKRFSLCIEDLVPVALGRFIKALVSSMHQAGSGALGSSEHQLEKMFSLFMEQGNLWPEIFTLPEIRSPEISEASLYTYLHRYIASLERNGKLETLEAINEKIRKRFKNPKLSNSNCAKVCRHASVAWCRSLVINLALISPLRPGTPIEMPSLNPSDNSLETNPLLCVDLKTNEFWNSAFEDSIHLENLETKWNPVLGKIKNIIVERASDENFETANSLLRSSYNFFRESSCVLLPSGLNLYLVPTRLSKETQLQPLINGVEILDLSIPRKLLLWAYTLLHGRYANISVVLKHCEENIKSKMKKGASTSSTPSNTSSPATAAVHTGSAKDGANHGGGIEPDTVLTTAPMSVTTSVSLSENENTQSTNPSPTSGENQKNLVASSQLNPVNATLAERSSTVHGEDQNRG comes from the exons ATG TTTGCAATTGCAGCTATTAACGATACTGACTCTAGAGAGCAATGGGAACCTTTAGCTCCCACGAAAGAAGCCCAG GAATTTCATCTTACACAAACTTACCACGATGGGCTTCTCAAGTTGCAAGCTAAAGAGTATGATAAGGCTCGCCAATTGTTAGAATCTGTGCTAAAAGATCCTCTATTATCAAAT GTGGATAGTAATGCCAGCGATGGCCATCTTCAGCAGCTCAG ATTTCTGGCACTGAAAAACCTTGCCACTGTTTTCCTTCAACAAGGTTCAACTCATTATGAGAATGCTCTTCACTGTTATCTTCAAGCTGTAGAGATTGATACAAAAGATTCAGTTATCTGGAATCAGCTGGGAACATTATCATGCTCGATGGGGTTGCTAAGTATTTCCCGTTGGGCATTTGAGCAGGGGCTTCTTTGCAGCCCTAATAATT GGAATTGCATGGAGAAACTTTTGGAAGTTCTTATTGCCATTCGTGATGAGGTTGCCTGTCTCTCTGTTGCAGAGTTGATTTTGAGCCACTGGCCTTCACATTCCCGTGCTTTGCTTGTCAAAAGTACTATTGAAGAGTCTGAGCTAGTTCCATTTGCTCCTAGAGGTATAGACAAGCTGGAACCTAAGCATGTGCGGCTTAAATTCCTTGACAAGAGAAAAGCAACAGATGAAAATATTGATGAAGGCAAGGGTATTTCCTGTAAGAAGTTGAAGAAGAATATAGAATTATGCCTGCCTGAGTCTTCATGGGCTGCTCTTGCTGATGCTCTTCTGGAAATTTTACTTCCATTAAAAGGTGGTGTTTCTGAGACGAGGTCTGAGAAAGACTATAGATCTGGGGATGTTACTTTAACTGTCCGTTTACCTTCTCATTTGGATGTTGTTATGTCTTCTAATGAAAATAAAGTGCTGAATCCAATATCTAGTGAAAGTCTGTGTGCTGCTGATTATAACTCTGAAAGATCCAACCTTGTTAAAGAAAGAGAAGCAAATACTTTTGAAGAACACCCTCATGAGAGGCGGAGCACTCGCCTTGAGAGGCTTAGGAGTCGTAAACCAGGAAAAGAAGAATTGGATTTTGCTGCCAGCAAGGATCTGGCCAAAGGTGTACTTCAGTTACTAGAACCTTTTATTGTCTGCAGGCTTAGAAGTAAAGGTTCTGATCAAGAAGCTAGTTGTTCTGTATCATGTCCTCATCAGCCTACTTTGGATACAGAATATAAGGATGTTTCCACATTTGTAGAAGAAACTTCAACAAATTATGGTGCATATCATATGTGCCACTTGCTTTTAGACCATGCTGCAACTCGGAGTTTTGCATATCAAGATGCATTTATCAAATTTCTGGAGTTGGAGAGGCTGACAAGGCATTGGGGCCAGGATAGGACCCCTGAATGTAGTCTTTTTCTTGCTGAATTATATCATGACCTAGGGTCTCTGCCTTCAAATTCTCTGAAGTTGCCAGAATTCATGTCAGAGGTATCGTATCATCTTTGCAAAATAATAGAATCAGTTGCTTTGGATTATCCTTTTCACTCGAACCATATATCTGGTAATGAAAGCTGCTCTTTTCTGaagaattctcaagaaaatagTGAAATGTTTGCCAAAGACTCTAGTTTACAGGattcattttttaataatttgttagtgaATGATAAAAGTTCCTTTTGGGTTCGATACTTCTGGTTGAGTGGAAAATTGTCTATCTATGACGGCAACAAGTCTAAAGCTCATGAAGAGTTCTGTATTTCTTTGTCCCTTTTggtgaagaaagaaaaagtgaaTGATGCTCCCTGTTCAGTTCAACTTCCACACCTGAAGCTCAATAAAGAGTTAACTGTAAACAGGATTCTtcatgaaattaatttattaaaggtTGATTTCTTGCTTGAGAAGACTGTAGGCGAGATGATTGAGAAAGAAATGTACGTGGAGTGCATAAACTTGCTTGCTCCACTTCTATTTTCTACAGAAAATGTTCACGTTGATGTACTACCGTCACATGCTTCTAATAGTAAAGGTGAAGGACTTGCATGCATTGAATTATCAGCAATAGATTTATTAATTCAAGCATGTGAAAAGACAAAGCCAATGGACATTGAGGTACATTTGAATTGCCACCGGAGAAAGCTGcaaatactaatgcaagcagcTGGTATTGATGAATATGGAACTCTCCGTCAGAAATATGGGTTAAATGCACTTTCTGCCTCTGATATCACCCCAAAAGAAAATCCAGGAAATCATGGGTTGGAGTTGGTGATGGAGGAGGTGAAAGCAATTTCACATTGTGTGTCACAATTGAAGATGGATTCTTCACTTAATTCT AATTGTGTAGTAACTCCAATGGGCATCATCACAGATATTCAAACTTTGCTCCTGGCAGTCATGTGCCATGTTGCAATAAACTGCCTCTGTAAGAGATCTTCTGCTGATGAAAGTGAACAAAAGCAAGAATTCTGCTTTGTTGATGCCGGTATTGCATTCTGCAAACTTCAACATCTCATCCCTACTGTCCCTGTCAAAACCCAA GTTGCATTAATTGTGGCAATCCATGACTTGCTTGCTGAGTATGGACTATGCTGTGTGGGTGAGGGGGGCAAAGGGGAGGAAGGAACATTTCTTAGATTTGCAATAAAGCACCTCTTAGCCCTGGACATGAAGCTCAAGTCCAATCTAAACTCATCAAGCAGAGAATCAACTCAGCATGATAAGCAGCTTTCCCCTCACTCTCAAAACAAAATATCTAAAAAGGAATTAAAATCTGATACGCTGGATGTGGTGATGGGGGGGACTGAAATTGATGAAACAAGTGCTGTAGGGAATGATGCTGTGGGAGGAATTACTTCTGCAAGCATTCATTCTCTTTTTGGCCCAGAGAAAGACAATGCAGGTGTAGGATGTGAAATGCAAGTCAGTGATGAGGACAAGAACAAAGGAGGAAAAACCACTGAACGATCTACGGAATCTAGAAATGAACTTACTGAAGATGAAGGGGAGGAACTTGAGTTAATAATCGATGGTGCTCTGGATCAATGCTTTTTCTGCTTATATGGTCTCAATATTAGATCTGATTCATCCTATGAGGATGACCTAGCCATGCACAAAAATACTAGTCGTGGAGATTATCAGACCAAGGAACAATGTGCTGATGTTTTTCAATATATATTGCCCTATGCAAAGGCTTCTTCT AGAACTGGATTGGTAAAACTTCGCAGAGTGTTAAGAGCCATTCGCAAACACTTTCCACAACCACCTGAAGATGTTTTGATTGGAAATGCAATTGATAGGTTCTTAGATGATCTTAATTTATGTGAAGACAAACTCTCAGAGGAAGCAGGTTCCGAAGGGTATCTTGAGACCATAACAAAGATGGTATTTCCTGATGTGGAAACTGTCAAACAGCATAGGTCAATGATGGTTGGAAG CTCTGAGCCATATTTGGATGTATATTGCAACTTATATTATTTTCTAGCTCTGTCAGAGGAAATGAGTGCAACTGATAAGTGGCCAGGCTTTGTACTTACCAAGGAAGGTGAAGAGTTTGTACAGCAGAATGCAAATCTCTTCAAGTACGATCTTCTGTACAACCCTTTACGGTTTGAGAGTTGGCAACGGCTTGCAAATATTTATGATGAG GAGGTTGATTTGTTGTTAAATGATGGAAGTAAGCACATAAATGTAGCAGGATGGAGAAAGAATACTACTTTGCCTCAGAGAGTTGAGACAAGTCGAAGGAGGAGCAGGCGTTGTCTATTAGTGAGTTTGGCTTTGGCGAAGACATCAGTTCAGCAg TGTGAGATACACGAGTTACTGGCATTGGTATACTATGACAGCCTTCAGAATGTGGTACCATTTTATGACCAGCGATCTGTTGTGCCTGCGAAGGATGCAGCATGGGTTGCACATTGTGAGAACTCACTGAAGCATTTTAGAAAAGCTTCCTTGCACAA GCAGGACTGGTCACATGCATTCTATATGGGAAAACTCTGTGAGAAGCTTGGATACTCATATGGGACATCATTATCATATTATGATAAGGCTATTGCTTTGAATCCATCGGCCGTGGATCCTGTCTATAGGATGCATGCTTCACGCTTGAAGTTACTTTGCTTCTATGGAAAGCAGAATCTGGCCCTTTTAAAG TTTTCTTTTATCCAGGTCCTATCTGGATATTCCTTTAATCTATCAATAAAGGAAGCTGCTATGAAAATCCTTGGTGAATTAGCTCTTGAAATGCCACATTTGCCGGATGATACGAAGGACAGAAGCACTCAAGAAGATTCCCTGCAGAGAAAGCACGAGGAATTTATTCGCATTGAAGAAGTGTGGAATATGCTTTACAATGATTGCATTTCTGCTCTGGAAATTTGTGTTGATGGGGATctcaaacattttcataaagcCAGATATATGCTTGCTCAAGGACTATATAGAAGGGGTTTGAAGGGTGATTTGGAGAGGGCCAAGGATgaactttctttttgttttaaatcATCCCGCTCATCCTTCACTATAAATATGTGGGAGATCGATAGCATGGTTAAAAAAGGGAG GCGGAAAACATCAAATTTCCCTGGAAACAAAAAGATCCTTGAAATTAACTTACCAGAAAGTTCTCGAAAATTTATCACTTGCATTCGGAAGTATGTGTTGTTCTACTTGAAATTATTGGAGGAAACCGGAGATATTTGTACCCTGGATCGTGCATTTATATCTCTTCGGGCAGACAAAAGG TTTTCATTGTGCATTGAGGATCTTGTACCAGTTGCCCTGGGGAGGTTCATCAAGGCCCTTGTATCATCCATGCATCAAGCTGGCTCTGGTGCACTGGGCAGCTCTGAGCATCAACTGGAGAAGATGTTCTCGTTATTCATGGAACAGGGAAACTTATGGCCAGAAATATTCACCTTGCCTGAGATCAGAAGCCCAGAAATATCAGAAGCAAGCTTGTACAC CTACCTCCACAGATATATTGCATCACTAGAAAGAAATGGCAAGCTGGAGACACTTGAAGCAATAAATGAGAAGATCCGGAAGCGTTTTAAGAATCCCAAGTTGTCAAATAGTAACTGTGCAAAAGTTTGCAGGCATGCGTCTGTTGCTTGGTGTCGTTCTCTTGTAATTAATTTAGCATTGATCAGTCCATTACGACCTGGAACTCCAATTGAGATGCCGAGCCTTAACCCATCAGATAACAGTCTGGAAACTAACCCCTTGCTTTGTGTTGATCTGAAAACAAATGAGTTCTGGAATTCAGCATTTGAGGATTCTATCCATTTGGAAAATCTTGAAACAAAATGGAATCCAGTGTTGGGTAAAATTAAGAACATCATTGTAGAAAGGGCTTCAGATGAAAATTTTGAGACAGCCAATTCCTTGCTTAGAAGCTCTTATAATTTCTTCCGGGAGAGTTCCTGTGTTTTGCTTCCATCTGGTCTCAACTTGTATTTGGTGCCAACTCGGCTATCTAAGGAAACACAACTTCAGCCTCTCATAAATGGGGTTGAAATTCTCGATCTGAGCATTCCAAGGAAGCTCCTCTTATGGGCTTACACGCTATTGCATGGCCGTTATGCGAACATCTCTGTGGTACTGAAACATTGTGAAGAAAATATCAAG TCAAAGATGAAAAAGGGAGCTTCAACTTCATCCACGCCTTCAAATACTAGTTCGCCTGCTACTGCTGCAGTTCATACAG GTAGTGCGAAAGACGGCGCAAATCACGGTGGAGGCATCGAACCAGATACTGTTTTGACAACAGCTCCTATGTCAGTAACGACATCTGTCTCGTTGTCCGAGAACGAGAACACGCAAAGCACAAATCCTTCACCAACTTCTGGTGAAAACCAAAAGAACTTGGTTGCTTCTTCTCAGCTAAACCCTGTTAATGCCACACTTGCTGAAAGGAGTTCCACAGTGCATGGAGAAGATCAGAACAGGGGCTGA